The genome window tttattatatatatctaaatttaatatgaaactattatattctatatatttgtcttttatatattttatttctattttggttgttcctttcttttttccttttatataaaaataaccacaagaatttttatatttttcatctgtctcttttgaatattttgtaACATTCGTAGTTATATCTGTATATGTTTTatcaaaattaataattatattattatgtattttataaaaacaaaatgttaGAGGAATAAGATGGGAACCATTTATATGATTCCTATCATTTTTGtggtatatattattatacatatcatatttattatcatcataataataatttttttttttttttttttttttttttcttgtttcatctattttatcatttctttttttatgattattatatattatattcaaacCTTTATtcgttttattattattatgtacatatttgAATAAACTGTATTTTGTTTCTTTATATGCTTTACTTATATCATAATACATGTAGACATACGCTTTTGTTGTTTGATTTATTTCgattgtatttttttctaatataatataataatgatgtatattttgtattatatatatttttgaaataaaacaattattaatattatattgatcACAAAATTGTATAActattaaatataacaaatcattatattttttattattatgtgaataattaacatatttttttttatcattactataatctttttttttgtttctttcttttatattttctttttcatgtgtgttatttttttttaattggaTTGAAatcattttatcatttactACATGTACATGAATaaaatcatatttattaaatatctTCATAATATAACTATTTTTAATACCTccataacatatataataaatcttttcatctggaaaaatataaagagtagacattaatatatcttctttaatataacattttatttttgaagaatatgtaatatatttcttaactGATTCGTATTTATCATATgatatttgtaaaaaatttgattttttcatataattacatgttaaaaataatttagcTAGCTCTTTTTCAAATGTATACATAATgaacatattaaaattatttttttttataggagTTATAATCCAATTACTTATTTTATTGTCAtttgaatttattaaattattataatatatattttcttttatattatcacttactaatttaataaaacaaagATATTTGGTGTTTGCtaacaaatttattttgtCTTCATGTAtcccttttttttgttcttcttCCTGATTTGTagtattatttctatatattttaaaatatcgatgtatataataattattaaaataataataatgtttataaaaaaaatgatatttcaaatataacatttctatatatattaatggatcttgttcatatattttttttttattttgtatctGTGTAttcttattctttttatttatatcatattctATCATGTGTtgtgatataatataattaggATAAAAGCaatctatatttatatgatgtacatgatataaataaaggaaTGAGGAAAAGGTTTGATtgttttgttcattttttattataacatgtattttgattttattatcatcatcattatttttattattattattattattatatatattttttatttgtattacatcattttgaattatatcatattcatCACTAtgcataattttatatttattttcaaaatttgTTATATGATATTCTTTTAGACATTGCATAAGTTTTATATGTtctttatattgtttatattttataaattcaatgtatttataataatgataaaaagatAATTTTTCAGGTTCATATCCAGACCTTTTCACTTCATCATTGTATAGatgagaatttttttttggataatcatcataatataaagatatatcattatatttattcttatcatCATCTTTGAAATaatttgatttatatatatttgttttcatttttaaaggttgtatattaaaagttttaaaaatatttttgttttttacaaatatatataaacaattattgattttttcttttttttcataatatgtttgattgtaatttttttttcttaaaactaattttatattatttcctgGTATgacatatgtattattaggaagtaaaaataaatgttcataaatatataacagaatagtaataaatatatgtttacatttatttcttaatataataaagattttTGTCTTacctatttttttatcttttgtCTTTAAATGTAATTCATGATATCCTCCCActttgttatataatatttttatataatcgaCATATTctgtattataatatatatcaaatatatcatttttagaataattaattttcttattattatctgtAAGAATATATAAGGGTCTTTTCTCAGTTTTATTACcatatgttataataatattatttatcatatatatgtgactGTTTACATTATATTCAACCAAAATATAactctttttttcttcttcttcatcttcttcttttttttttttattattattattatttactcTTATGATAAATGAGGATAACGATTTGTTACAATtagctttttttttatctataaaaattaatacttCCTTACAACAAATATTGTCACTAATAATCCATGAGTTGATATTATTAGGATTTTCTAAGAATGTATTGTATTTATAATCAAtgatattactattattattattattattattattattattgttactgTTCCACATTTCTGTCCTGCTAGCATCCTCCTTGTCAATTAGATctctttgttttttctttattatattatattcatcttttaaataatatatttcaaaaaaatccTCTTTAAAATAATACCACATATAACACTCATCAGAATCATCATCATAGCTATAATAtgttaatacatttttttcattcaagttattaaaagatataatcTCATCATATGAAATTCGCGTTTTTACATctcttataataataaagcacactaaaaaataaatgtaaatgatgagcatttttttgttttttttatattgttcaCTCTGAAAAAAGAGATAACATATTAAGCacataaaaatgaacaactaaattaaataaataaataaataaataaataaacacatatatatatatatatatatatatatatatatatatttatattatagtaatttatatgtattaaattttataagaacaaaaaaaggTCACAAAATTAgacttcaaaaaaaaaaaaaaaaaattcatattttcGACACTTATTCAATATTAATACAACatgtaattttattaaaaataagaatgtaaaaaatttttGATATTGATAggtttaatataatttttattcctAAAAAGAGgtacacatatattatatatatatatgtacattatatatcctccatccttatatatatattaaaaaataatatattacatatatatatatatatatatataacccaTTAAAGGACTAAccaatttattttgttaatatatataacatatatatattcatttatatatataatatattaatattatatcaatattgaaaacctttttattatatattcaagaacgacaaatataatattatctcTAGTGAGAttataaataacaaaattacagtaacaaaaaaatttatatatatatatatatattaggttttattatattaaaaaaaaaaaaaaaaaaaaaaattttttttaattaaataaagaacaCTTTGGAATGTATTCCCAAATTattcttcaaaaaaaatatacacatatataaaaatatatacatacatatatatatatatatatatatatatatatttatatttatatcttcctAAATTCAGCCGTACTTGAAAAGTACTTATTTTCTGTTTgcttattttttgtattaatcAATGAAGgattatataattcaattCCTTGAAGGGGAGTAAAAATTAAGGAAGAAGATAAACCACCTGTGGCTCCACTCGATTGAACATTtagatttcttttttttgctataacatttttttgtttatttgtatattttaattttgttatatttgaATTTAATAACATAGTATTTTgatcattaaaattatagaaaTCATCTGTTGTTTCTGGACCGAATGGTAATCTATTGATTTGTTTTCTTAATTCAGTAATTtgtgttttttcttttaatttacgATATCTTTTTCCAcctctttttctttttcttttttcatcaGGCATaggtaatatttttttttgttttaatggTGGTGGTTCTTGTAATTTTATTAGAtgtgataaaatattttgtcgAAGTAATAATCCATATTGtccttctttatattttttaaaataatcaaTTCGAGCAGCTAAGCTACATTTGGAAGCTAATAAACTTATggctttctttttatatgcaTCTGGCACACTCTGAACAATTTCTGAACAACATAAGATACCTATTCCTAGAGTCTTATGTATATTACTTAATCCAAATAATGATTTTTTTGTACTTGCAATAACTATAAGATTTTGAGATGATGTAATTGATAGGTTTTTTAAAGAACCCACAGCACTTATTAAACGTGCTGTTAGAGAACTACCTAATAACATAGTTACATTTGGTGCTAGATAAAACATTTTACtttctaaatataataatataagatttctatattcatttaattgtAATCCTTCACTACAAAATGAAATACaactttttaataaattatcagACAAACATATTCCTGTTGTCATACTAGAAGCAACGGTAATGGCCATAACAGTTGTATTAGGTAATATATTTGAGaaatcaatattttttaaatcaacttcatttcttattttattaacaaCACTTATATATTCAACAGGACTATAAACAATAGAATCTAATTCTGGAAATTTTGTTGAATAAATATCTTTTACATATTtgtgtatatttaatatttcagtgtcaatttttaaaattgttTCCATGCATTTTTCTATCATCACATCGTCGTATGAGTTATcatcatcaatattatttattttattattttttttttctctctcatttaataattcttcaaTTTGTTCATCATCATTTGGTTCACCTTCATTTGGTTCACCCTCATTTGGTTCACCCTCATTTTGttcttccttttctttttttttttgttcctcTTCAAACATATACGTCTTTATATCActcatcatttttaaaaactcATCATCATACAACAATTCCGATATTTTCCTTtccttgttttttttcttctcatTTAGAAATTCTTCAATAGCATCTACAATCTCTTCATAATCATCATTATCTTCATCttcaattatattattactttttttaataaaggGGGCTTTCTCACCgacattattttcttcttcttcttcttcgtCTTCAAATTCAAGATCTTCGAGATCTTTTAGAAATGAGTCAGCCAAAGTTGCCTACAAATCAAAAGTTAaatgaatttataaataaatacaaacatataaatattatatatattatatatattatatatatgtattatttatgtatttttaaaaatatacttataatCTTCCCTATAAactaattttataaatatattaattcataaatatcccatttgatttttttcatgcttaccattttttttttattccataatataataatatgttctcaaaattatgaaaaaaaaataaaaaataaataatatatattatattattaattataagttcataatatattatataattatttttttattttttatcctTACAacatttcaaaatatattgttcaaggtataatttaaaaaatatatttaatttttaaatgttttatattttgattttcatCTTCTGTTTTTAGGcagatatataataatatatgcatataataataaaatatatataatagttcaGACTATACACGCTtagcaaaaaaaataaaaaataaatatatatatataatatatattatatatgtatatttttgtatatatttattttatatttatatttcatttaatttttttttcttttttattttaaaaaattaaaaaagaaggtCGACTGTTGTTacgtttatttttattttatatacaaataaatatatattaaataaaacattattatgtaatctacttataatattatatatatatatttattcatttatatattttataataataacataaaacagtgtgatataaaaatagcaattttatatatgtcgcaaaaaaaaaaaaaaaaaaaaaaaaaatataataaaattaaaatacttataattttttttttttttatttttttttatttttttttatttttacgtttatattaaaaaccccgtgatgatatattttctataaacATTATGGAGGTAAACATCTTACATAGAAACCCAgaggaatataaaaataataagggGACGTCCAATTACAAACATGTAAGAAGCTTTGATAAgaaaattcatttatttcaaAGAGAAATAGAATATAAGAGAGCTTTGAATGCAACAAAAATGGATAAAATATTTGCAAAGCCATTAATAAAATGTTTAGATGGACATGATGATTCTATAAAAAGTATTTGTGTATCGAATAAAAACTTGAGTGATTTATATAGTGGTAGTTGTAATggcataataaatatatggaatgtattagataaaaaattaataaaaaaaataaaagccCATGATGGATTTGTTCGTAGCCTATGTATGAGTCATGATGAAAAATTTCTATTTAGTTGTGgtgatgataaatatataaaacaatgggttattcataaaaataaaaatataaatgatataataaatgaagaacaaaataatatagatcAAGAACACAATGATATATCACAAAaatcaaattatatatatgaacgacaaaatgaaaatgacttcgattatttagaaaaagaaaatgttccaaaaaaaatttatgtatgtaAAAACGTTCCTAATAGTATAGATAAACATTTCTCAGAAAATCTTATAGTTTCAGGTAGTCAAACATTAGATGTATGGGAttattatagaaataatGCAATATCAAGTTTTGATTATAACAacgaatatatatattatgtgaaATGTAATTATGCTCAAACAAATTTAGTAGGATTAACACTCTCTGATAATTCTATAGGTATAGTtgatataagaaataaaacacctattaaaaaattatatctaAAATATAGAAGTAATTCATTAAGCTGGAATAATATGAATCCTAAACAATTTATAATTGCTAATGAAGATTctaatttatattcttttgatATGAGATATTTAAAAACAGCTTATCTTGTTCATAAAGGTTTTGTTAATGCAGTACTAGATGTAGATTTCTCACCTATAGGGAATAAATTCGTTGCATGTTCTTATGATAAAACTGTTAGATTATTTAATTCAGATGAACCTACGAGTTATGATGTATATCATACTAAAAGAATGCAACATGTTCTATGTTGTAAATTTAGTCAAGATGCtaaatatgtatttacaGGCAGTAGCGATATGTCCCTACGAATATGGAAAACCATTTCTCATGAACCATCAGGAATCTTATctaataaagaaaaacaagCCATCaattatagaaataaattaaaagataaattCGCATCactaaaagaaattaaaagaataagACAACATCATCATGTACCAGCATTAATAAAAAGCTTGtctgataaaaaaaaagtcatGCTCGAAGCAAAAAAGAGAAAGGACAACAACAAAATTCAACATTCAAAAAATCCAGAGCAGTTACCCATGccagagaaaaaaaaaatttttgtcACAGAgcaataaatattataatatatgtaaatataaatatatatatatatatatatatatgtatgtatgtatgtattttcataattaaactttaattttttgtgtatacattttttttttttaataaattatatatatataaatatatatatatatatattccttttgttatataattaaaattcaaaactttataattaattaaaaaaaaaaaaaaaggaaaacatCATCCTTCTTTAAATATGTAGAACATATGTTTATCATTCTCATTTATGATATCCTTTTATATCTATCGAAAATTAAAATGGTAaactttatataatattaaaaaaaaaagaaaaaaaaaagaaactttCAAgttgtataataaaaaaaaatatatatatatttatatatacatatatatcttatattcataatggagtttctttttttttttttttttttttttttttggaaggtatttcatttttattacacATTTTTGTTtacatatttcttattttacattattttaatgttatttataaattgCTCCAAGTCAAAATTCAGGAACCacttatcataataatttttaatctacaaaatgaaaaaaaatatataaccagaatatatatatatatatatatatatatatatatatatatgtttatttatttatttatttatttttttttttttttatttcatttgaACGTACCATATACAACAGGTTATATTGAAAAGTTGTATTTTTTTCGGGTgtcataatattatcactGCATATTAACACTTCATTCATTTCCTAAggagtaaaaatatatacataaaataatatacatatatatatatatatatatatatttatttatttgtgaatgcttttaaatttttatattattcgtatgatatttaatatacgtcagaaattaaaatataatttttttttaccttatTAATTGATGATATACTAATTAATGTTACAAAAAAAGACTTAAAAAATTTGTAAACATATGTCCTTGCGTTATTATCTCTTGTTAATAAATTAACTACTAATAttccattttctttttttaatatatttttaatattaataataatatgcttatttaaaaatttgaCATGTGGACAagtcatatataatttatatccaTCAACTGTTATATAAGCATTTTgtgaattattaatatcaagaaaaataatatcataaaattgtttttctgtaaaatttgttatataatcatatgaatcttgaataatataatttattatatgcctttcattattataattttcatcacaaaataaagaatagaATTTTTTGACTGTTTCATCTATTTCTATAATatcaaaatgtatataaaaatcatGTAATAtagtttttataatatttgataATACATTAGTACCTCCTcctaatatacatatattaatattcatatttttattatttacaaatatatttggattaattacaaaaaatatactacatgaaaaaattatatgatattgGCTAGCTGATTGGACATATtcaaatgttatattttcattatttatgtttttttcttcattcttttttaaagtatatattaattcagATTGTACTGTTAAAGGATCATAAGAAAATATCATTtgtcttttatatatatctttattttcaaaatattttctcTTATCCTTTTTATTCTTCTCTATTAAAGTCATtaccatttttttatattccacATAATTTTTCTCATTTGGATAagcatcatcattattattattacataaaatattatcatcacaaatattattatttaagagGTTGTCTCTTTGTGTATTATCTTGTAAGTGTTTGTCAttggtattattattattattattatttttattatttttatttttattattatttttttttttatttttttttaatttttgcaTTTCATTTTGATCGTTATGAAAATGATCAGACAAGAATTCATCTGTAATTAAGACATCtcttataataatactagTACAATATTTAGATTTTTCTtgacatattattttacaaTCTTTTACATCTTCATTTAAAACCATGATTGGAAAATCTTTAGAATCTGGAAGGGCTAACTcgtttaaaatatttttcaattcattttttatagaatttaataatatattaattgaaTGATTATTTTGATACAACACATTAGAAAtgttattatgtatattatgtatattgtgtatattattagaatccatattattatctttcgTGGGAGACATAAATGGAATATCATAAGAATCATCATGCACTATACTATCAGTTCTCTTATTGTCAACATTACATACATTAATCTgttcatttgttttattttgcataataaaaaaagctGATTTCATTACTAGAAGTAACCTTTTTGTTTGAGCCTTCTGCGATAATTCTTCATTTCCTTCAGGAGTAGAATATAAAGAATGAAATTCATATCCCCAAGGTATGACAATAACAACAGTATTATATTTAGAATTTTTTTGTTCCACATTTGAATCataaacaataatattataatcacataaatttgtattttgattatatatatctaatataatacgctttccttttttaaatatattaagattGATATTTTCTCTTGTTTTTCTAATTTCTTGTGGTATTTTCCATATAgatatttctttaatatcattattttgtatatttataaaatgagCACAATaatcatttgttttattattttcagtTTTATAAATAGCAAAAAGGAATGGATGGAGTGTATATTCATTTGTATGTTTCTTTATTACAAATGGAAAAATCTCTAATTTGAcattttgattatatatatttctaattatttctttaagtatataatattgagaTAAGGTaactattaaaaataaatctcctatcttcatatatttaaatatatgagaaaaataattttctgcattctttttacaaatatcttcttcatttttttcacaaGATAAATATGAATCTAAAAAAGctttatcaaaaaatattttataatcatatttattataaaatatatcatcattttttatgttattctcacaattaatattattataaccaTTTGGTTTGttcatattaattttataactatctatatcttcatttattatattattataagtatCCCAttcattgtttatattttttaaaaagttatcaaattcttctttattatttaaatcaatattaaaaaatttcattttttttccatatttctTTCTCATATTTTCAAGAACAACTTCAGAATAatcaatattaataatatatttaaatccATCTTCATAAAATTCATTACTTATATTTGAATTACCACACCctgtattaataaataaacaattcTTATTTACATCACatgaatttattatatcctcatttttattattactataattTAATCTTTTCTTTATACATTCATAAACAATACTTTTTATATCCTCATAACTTCCATACCActcaaaatttttattatcaactattcgaaaaaaattattccaATATTCTCTTTTTCGAAAATCTGAATAGCCAGCAGGCAAAATTTCCATTATGCATAAAAAATGCAAACTTCAAtaggacaaaaaaaaaaaaaaaaaataaattatatatatatataattaaatcttcatatatatattatattatttctttttatataaataatatgaacgtttcataaaaaaaaacagaaattATAGGATATATTgaactatatttatatttctacattccaaaaatataaacaacaaaacaaaatatttttttaatatgaaaatgtaatatatatttatattatttttttacataagGAATGACgaattgataaaaaaaaaaaaaaaaaaaaaaaaacatacttttttacataaaaagaaggaataatataaatacaaattttttttttttttttttttttttttttgtgagtccaaaaatatatatgacaatatttcaaatatgttgttattaattcatatatatattatatatatatatatttattcttagagcccataataatataagtaatatatataatataaataaattgtgAGCATTCTATACCAGcacagaaaataaaaaaacatatatatatttatatatatatatattatataatattatatatatttatttattatcatataaatagatACTAAATATGGGTTACTAACAAATTTATGAGGAAAAATTTAAGCCatgttaatttttaatatatatttataaattatattaataatttatgtaaATTGCcccttaaaaatatatatatatatatatatatatatatatatatatatatatatatgtatatatatttaatgctaattattgtatattttataaatacttcataatatatataatatatgaatctataaattataaaattatcattttatgTCAATATgtgtttaaatataatttatatatttacactttgaaaaaaaaaaaaaaaaaaaaacaatgcGATAATTTCTTCTTCACATTATAATctttgtaaataataaaatatgataaatttaCACAGCATTATTATCTTACTTTTGTTTGTGAAATgataaatgttataaaaaattatatatatatatatataaatagataaaattatattcaatgcaaatgtattttatataaacatgtaaataaataaataaatatatatatatatatcaagttctacatatttatataatatttgtacatcatttttatttttattttttatgtaaagaATAACCCTTTttagtttctttttttttttttttttctctttaaatttaaaattttgaGATATTTTATCTTACCTTGATTCTTCTTCTGTTATAGCTTCATTTGTtaatttatagaaaaaaataaaaaatatttatcatatatatcatatatatatatacatatatatatagtgctGACCCTTTCTTATacaccatatatatatatatatatatatatatatatttttatttttttcttcaaatgGTTTTATAATGTTAGCTTTAAGAATATTAAGAAGAAAGGTATGTGGTGAACATTTCCTTTTTGAAAGATCATTTTTCACACAGTccataaaagaaaagaatggATGCATAGTAACaagatatgataaaaataaattattgttttattataaaagaaatataaatacatcaAGAAAATGTTTAAATCAAGATCCTTATACAGTTTTAGGTTTATCTAGAAATGCTACaacaaatgatataaaaaaacaatttcGTTTACTAGCCAAAAAATATCATCCAGATATTAACCCATCACCAGATGCAAAACAAAAAATGGCTAGTATTACTGCAgcatatgaattattatcagatcctaaaaagaaagaatttTATGACAAAACAGGAATGACTGATGATTCAAATTATCAAAATCATTCATCTAATTTTGAAGGAGCTTTTTCAGGATTTGGAGATGCATCCTTTATGTTTACAGATTTTGCAGAGATGTTTACAAATATGGCAggaggaaataaaaatacatcaACAAGAGGTGAGGATATACAAAGTGAAATAACTTTAAAATTTATGGAGGCTATTAAAGGATgcgaaaaaaatattagatTAA of Plasmodium sp. gorilla clade G2 genome assembly, chromosome: 4 contains these proteins:
- a CDS encoding 40S ribosomal processing protein, putative, with the translated sequence MEVNILHRNPEEYKNNKGTSNYKHVRSFDKKIHLFQREIEYKRALNATKMDKIFAKPLIKCLDGHDDSIKSICVSNKNLSDLYSGSCNGIINIWNVLDKKLIKKIKAHDGFVRSLCMSHDEKFLFSCGDDKYIKQWVIHKNKNINDIINEEQNNIDQEHNDISQKSNYIYERQNENDFDYLEKENVPKKIYVCKNVPNSIDKHFSENLIVSGSQTLDVWDYYRNNAISSFDYNNEYIYYVKCNYAQTNLVGLTLSDNSIGIVDIRNKTPIKKLYLKYRSNSLSWNNMNPKQFIIANEDSNLYSFDMRYLKTAYLVHKGFVNAVLDVDFSPIGNKFVACSYDKTVRLFNSDEPTSYDVYHTKRMQHVLCCKFSQDAKYVFTGSSDMSLRIWKTISHEPSGILSNKEKQAINYRNKLKDKFASLKEIKRIRQHHHVPALIKSLSDKKKVMLEAKKRKDNNKIQHSKNPEQLPMPEKKKIFVTEQ
- a CDS encoding U4/U6 small nuclear ribonucleoprotein PRP31, putative, which codes for MATLADSFLKDLEDLEFEDEEEEEENNVGEKAPFIKKSNNIIEDEDNDDYEEIVDAIEEFLNEKKKNKERKISELLYDDEFLKMMSDIKTYMFEEEQKKKEKEEQNEGEPNEGEPNEGEPNDDEQIEELLNEREKKNNKINNIDDDNSYDDVMIEKCMETILKIDTEILNIHKYVKDIYSTKFPELDSIVYSPVEYISVVNKIRNEVDLKNIDFSNILPNTTVMAITVASSMTTGICLSDNLLKSCISFCSEGLQLNEYRNLILLYLESKMFYLAPNVTMLLGSSLTARLISAVGSLKNLSITSSQNLIVIASTKKSLFGLSNIHKTLGIGILCCSEIVQSVPDAYKKKAISLLASKCSLAARIDYFKKYKEGQYGLLLRQNILSHLIKLQEPPPLKQKKILPMPDEKRKRKRGGKRYRKLKEKTQITELRKQINRLPFGPETTDDFYNFNDQNTMLLNSNITKLKYTNKQKNVIAKKRNLNVQSSGATGGLSSSLIFTPLQGIELYNPSLINTKNKQTENKYFSSTAEFRKI